The Vigna radiata var. radiata cultivar VC1973A chromosome 6, Vradiata_ver6, whole genome shotgun sequence DNA segment GAAGAAGTTTGATGGTGAAACTATCACAGAGGTGGTCCGTCCTCATATAGCAAGGATGAAATATCGAGTTACCAGATTGCCCAAGTATATGATTCTTCACATGCGGAGGTTTAccaagaataatttttttgtggAAAAGAATCCCACATTAGGTAAGAATTTATGTCTCAATGTGCTGTAATTTATTCAAGTTAACACCCGCGTTACTTCTAACTTCACCCTATACGTGCTTCAGTAAACTTTCCTGTGAAGAACCTGGAGTTGAAGGATTACATTCCCTTGCCAACaccaaaagaaaatgagaaattgcGATCTAAATATGATTTAATTGCTAATGTTGTTCATGATGGCAAACCTGGTGAGGGTTTGTATAGGGTATTTGTACAACGCAAATCCGAAGAACTATGGTAAGTTCTATTTCtcgataatataaaaaatctccATAAATTTGAACGGATTTATGGATGTACAACAAAGATGAGGACTAAGATCTTGTTTCTTTAGGTATGAGATGCAGGATTTGCATGTCTCCGAAACGCTTCCTCATCTGGTTGCGCTATCAGAAACTTATATGCAGATTTATGAACAGCAAGGATGAGTTCGGATCATTTCTTTGTGCACCTCAACCTGATACACATTGTGTGCTGAATGTTTGACTAACATTTAGTTCATCTGGGAAGCTCACAAACTGTAGTGACGAGCTTCAGTAGCCACTTCTCTCAAGGAGAACCCATTAATCCCAAACCCTATCGTCTTCTATTTCAATTCACAGCATATACTAATTTTCCCTTGTTAGTGACGCATGGAAAAACTCTATTGACGAGaggtttttttcttctctattcGGGTAAGGAATTTTATGAACATTATTTGCTCAGTTGCATTTTGTTATTGAGCAGATTTTGTTTTGGACTATAGTGTGGATAATTGTGTCACTCGTAGTTATTGTAAGACAGATTCGTAGAGCCTGTGAGGATGATTTATTTTGGAACACCAAACTTTTTTCTTGTGGCTATCAAGTATTCGAAGTATGcatgaaagaaattgaaaactgATATATTTGCTGAAGCTTgaccttttttttctctcattattGAGAAATTTCACATTCGaacaatttcatttccttgCAAAACCTTAACAGAAGATTTTGAACACGGACATGCGTCGTCTATGCTTATGTGCTGAAAagagtgatattttttttatcttgaccATGATATGCATATGCTCTTGTTATACGTGTAATTAGATTTCATACAGAGTTGAATATCCTTGCCATTAGACAATGGATATACGTTGGCTTAGTGTATTTCAGTTTACTTCGGATTCTGTGGTAATggatatatagatataaaatacAAGCCATAAGGTGTGCGGTTGTTTGGTAACCCTGGAGCATATTGATCGAATGGAACATTATTCTAAAGTGTgctgttttgattttttatttataattggcATGAGGACAGAAACAATATGCGAATCATGTGAAAACATTTCATCAGTTTTGAAATAACCCAAATGATTACAACTTGTTGGCTAAACAAACATTAAGTAGTTGGAGAGAGGATCTAGTCATTTTCCATAGGATTGGGGAAGTGGCATTTGAATAGAGCTAAATAGCTGTTGAAGATTGCAACTCTTCCTTTTCTATgaattttgaattatgtaatctaaaatgtattttcaGGTACGAAAACATGGTTGCAAATGTCATACGGAAtgcattcaaaaaatatattttggaaagcattttttaatgaaaaatgtttttttaataacttttttaaaatgtctatgtggtagtttgtaattgatccattttaaatatataaactaataaaatagtgataaatagtttattgttaaaaattgttaaaatatgataatctttttctaatttgaaaatactttttaattatacatcttaaatgtttttaaaaataattacattctCAAATGCATActctataatatatttttgaatttgaaaatatcattttaatttataatttaaaatgtatttaaaaatatattttaaaatacatattatgGAAGATATGTCTACATATAGAAATATGGTTTAAATATACATCtcgaaatatattaaaaagatattccGGATTCGATATTTCGGATTTGTCCTGTTGAATCCTTGACAGGGTTATCTAATGGAAAGAAGTTTACAAAAGTTTATATGTAGATTTCCAACGGAAATTATAAAcggttttattaataaatgaatgtTTATAAAATTCTTTCTAATCATTTTTTAGTGACGTATATAGTTTTCGATCTTAGTTTAGCTATGAGTACATAAATCTCTCtccaaagagaaagaaaaaaaaaagagaaactatTGGATTTGAATTATAAGTAAGCACTAGTTTAAACGTTTGGATTGTTCTCGTATTTGTTAggaaatttcaaataaattcttgtttttttaatctatatttataaaattgagtcaattaagTTATATCGATTAAGTTTTCACACTTAAAGTgttatattatgtaaaaaaaattttaagttaacagtttataagatttaaaagaaaattcaacaaatatCCGAACGTTTAAACCTATTAAATATGAAACtgtgataaatatttatttgaatatttactcgtaaaagaataaaagagtcTGAATTCAGACCAATAAAATATGCTGTTAACAATAAGTTATTATAATGGCATGAATTACAAATTTGTCAAATTTGCTTTAAATAACCTTTGAACTTAATGTATTAATCGATCTCATAATATTTCCaagatataaattttttcatatttttttaattaaaatggatcatttactttaaaaaaaattaacgatATGTATACAGGCAGACATGTCAAATCTTCGTTAGAGagtaatatatatacttttcaaaaatacataaattcaaGAGGACTGAAACCATATAtacagaaaaatatatatttgaagacaACTAAAATTcgttatatttataaaacattaaacgcatttaataatgttaaagcgacaattgaattacaaaaaataccataattaatttatctattaTGTACACCTCTATGGTCTTTTACATTGTAATCACTTACATTTCATTTACATCTTAGCCGTCTTTCTATAATTAGTAAGGGTGATGATATAGAAATAGCATATTTTTCACTCTAcacatatttgataataataaaaaatattcttttaaaatataaaatgaattaagataaatcaaattgaaaagttaaaatattaatattttaaagttatttgataataataaaagatattcttttaaaatataaaatgaattaagataaatcaaattgaaaagttaaaatattaacattttaaagtttattgaGAGGTGAATGttatatgaaaaatgtttttttataattcttttacaaATTTACGTGATGATTTATAATTGATCCAATAAATTTAAACGAgtgaataaaatagtaatatataatttattattaaaaaatattataaaaaattattaatatatcaaaggataatgatatttagacaacatttgaacatcgtCTACGTGTCATgtaattggttcaaaattatctcacaatcaataaaaataatcataaacaccactaTGAACCAATTACAAGATGACACGTaagataatgttcaaatattataaaaaaatattgtctaagtatcattatccaatatCAAATATGTTATATAGAAAACGTAACGAAAGACGATAGTGTGCTAATGAGACTAATTATGGATTGCTTTTTTTGTGCATCGCAGGACAAACTTTCGACGGAAGCATGAAACAAAATGTTAGAGACTGAGTCATAAGTAAGGAATATAAGaataagaaagcaagaaaacaaGAACTGGAGTGTCATAACTCGGCAGAATTTACCTAAAAAAGCAGAAAGTGATCGAAGGGAATTTCCTACAGATCACGTAAGCATAATATGTTCCAACTTttgtttatccttttttttaaagCAATGATGTTGCACATAATACACGAGTTGTCGATCTCTCTGGATATTACATGGCTTTTAGAATCTTATTGCAGACTCACTTTAGTTAAAGCTCACCAAGTTATGTCAAACTGTCTACACAATTATAGGCAAGTCTATGATATCTATATGCATAAGGAGAGgattacataatatatataattacacagtgtataatggaaaagaaaacaaaaatgataattcttctaaaattaaaattgttaaggTCAATTATCTTCAAATACTATTTTGGTCTTCTTTCCATCGTTTATAGGTGAAAAATGAAGTGTGAAGGGAATAAAACTCTCAATACatcatgaaaatataattaaatatttatttttcacgtTTTTTAGACTAACATACTCCCAATAAGCTGATCAACTAGCCcaacaaatgaaattaatgttgaaagtcttatttaaaaaaaaatcaaaactttattattctctttgcaaaaacatataaaaggataaaaaaaataattaaatatcttttaaattaaaacggAGGCTGTTGAGATATCTATGTCCCATCTTGTTAAGAGTAATAGTATCATTATATACTTTTACTCATacaaatgattataaaaatataattttttatattttttaaaaaaaaataaaaaataaaaaaaatattatcgaatgtaaaaaaattaagatgtaataaaaattatttttattttactaaattaaaaaaataattatttaacacaatttaatattttttatattcatttaacattatcattctttactttttattcaattatttttatgatagaataCCAAAATCTacatttttatactattttatctttaactttatgttaaaaaagtgtgtaggttgttaaaagaaaagacaatTTCTGAAGAAAATGGTGGGAGGAAGGAAAGAAAGACGCACTTGAGGCGTGAAAAAGTGAGTTTGAAGGTTGTAAATTCTTATCCTCTTTGGGAAGTATGCCACTACTGACTGATCCTTCTTCTAAAGACTAAAAAGACTCCACACAAGTAGAAGTCATGTTCCAAACCAGATATACTATAGAGCTGTAagctctttatatatatatatggcttACATGAAAAGAccaccaacaaaaaaaaaaaaaaagaaaagatgaaaaccCAACAACAAAGCATGCCATCTTCACCCTTATTGCCATTAACGATCTTGACACTGACCCTTCTCTCCCTTACCCTCGCTGCAAATGCTCAAGACTGCACTGAAGCATTCCTTAAACTTGCACAACAAAAAAACATCTCAGACTGTAAGAGATTACGCACTCTGGGGGCCGAGTTTGCATGGAAACTCCACGCCAACAGTTCTCACAACTCCACCCTCGTTGACATCTTGTTCGGTGCCACACTCAATGCCCCACAGGGGTGGATAGGCTGGGGTGTCAACCCTGGAAGAAGACCAGAGATGGTTGGCGCCAAAGCCATCATAGCCGTTAAACGCTCCGATGGAACGTGGCTTATGGGCACATACAACATCACCAAAGAGATCAGAAACGGCTGCAATCTTCTGCCATCAGAAATCGGAATCGTGTTGGATAAGTCGGTTGAGCAAGAGGTCGACAACTTGCACACCATGCATGTGAGATTGAACCTTTCTTCTCACGCCTATAACGTTACGAGGCTGAATCATATCTGGCAAGTTGGCTATGATATTGAAGGTGGCCGTCCCCTTGGACACCCCAAAACTCTCCGCAACGTCGACAGCACAGAGGTCATCGACTTGACCGACAGCAACGGTCGTAGCACCGGACAGTACCGGAGTTATCTTAGAACGGTGAGAACTATATATAGTTACACAAATGAACAGGATTAGTgtcatgttttatatttaatatttatatatacaatgGTTGGTTATGTTTGAAATTTAGATACATGGAGTCCTAAACATTATAGGATGGGGAACACTGTTGCCGATTGGAATCATAATTGCAAGGTACTTTCGGGTGTTTCCTTTCAAATACGACCCACTGTGGTTTAACCTGCACATTGGTTGCCAATTAACTGGTTTTCTGGTTGGCACCACCGGATGGGCTATCGGACTGAGCCTGGGCCATTCTTCCAGATACTACACCTTCCGCGATCATCGAACCTATGGCATTCTCATATTCACCTTTAGCACAATCCAGGTAATTAATATATTCTCATTTCGTATGCATTGTTTGATGAGTAGAAGTGAGAAATGGTGATGGTGAGAAAAGTTTGGTTAATTGATTTTCAGATGTTGGCTTTTCGGTTGAAGCCAAAGTTGACGGATGATTACAGGAAATATTGGAACATGTACCATCATTTTCTTGGTTATGGACTGTTGGCTATCATATTCATAAACATATTCAAAGGAATTCGGATATTGGAAGGAGGTGATGCATGGAAGTGGGGGTACGTTGCAGATCTTGCCTTTCTGGGTGCCATTGCTTTTGGTTTGGAGGTTTACACGTGGATTCACTTCTTCGGATTGAAGcagaaagagaaacaaaaacagTTAGAAGAGGCTATTAAACCTAAATCAACTCCACATTACCAGATATAAGTCAGAAGATGTGCTTATATAAGTCAGAAGCAGCAACCAAAACAGACTACCTAGTATCTTCCTATGTATCCATCTCTATATATATGCATCACCATTAGAAGATGTTTAATATTGCCTCAACTAATAATGTCTATATCgtgcgtgtgtgtgttttttttatatatttgattcatttttatttaaattgaaatatcaaGGAACAATATCCATTTCTTACATTCAATATTGAtcatttattgtatttaagAGAGAAGAGCTAATACTCGAAAAAGGAaattgatattttgacaccaatttttgacactattttgacactgcacacgtatcAAAACatggttggatgatttcaaattaaaaaagccGAAATAAgagcatatttggaagaaaaaaatcaaaattttttttaatttaaaatcgtccaatcatattttgacacgtgtgcagtgtcaaaatagtgtcaaaaaattggtatcaaaatatcattttccctcGAAAAAATAAGGACGCGggaaaaaaatctctttaaaaattattttttaataactttttgacaatgtataTATGACAGTatgtgattgatccgtttcaaatattggGAAAAACGAAGAAAGTGAGAGTCTCCTTAGAGAAGGAAATTAAGTTTACTATTATTGGTATTTCCGGAGGATTCACCCTTAAGATTAAGACTCGTCACGTTTAATTCATGAgctattttgaatttatttctaaataagtCCCTACTGTATTGGTATACTAAATGAGGAGTTTCAAAAAGTTTCAGTGCCCAATGTCCCTTGATAAAGacgaaaattaaattgatttagaCGAAAGGACCAAGTTTTCATTCGAAAATGgttcaaattcatatttttgaCTAAATTCAACTCACCTTCAAACTTTAAATAGAGGTTTGACTTATCTTTTAAGATAAACTGATTTTAtactttccctttatttaattcATCTCAACTTTTACTTCGATTCAATTCACTACATATTTTAATACAGACTAACTtagtttgtttttctatttacactaacttaatttgtttttaagctCGAAGCAATTTGATTAAATCTTTAACATAAACAAACTCAACTCATTTAAATTTGGATTTACTCGATTCATCTTTAGGTCTAAACCAACTCAATTTGTTCTTTAAGATGAAATGACAAATGTTGATTCTTTAGTCCAAATTGTTTCAACTTGAACTTCAACcttattttagttcaatttttcaatctaaATAACTTTATTTGACCTTTAATTCGGACTTCATCTTTAACCTAAATATCTcgaattaaattttatcaacattGATTCGACAATAACATGATTTTAATCCAATTTAAACAATCCTAACCTACTTTTGTCTATCTTATAATTTATGAACAACTAACTATTCCATAAACTGATACATGAaactttcatttatattttagtgtTATGAACTTTTTCTTGCATAGGCTTTATGTgagaactttttatttttttatttcaatcccGTGGTCAAAATCAAACCAGCTTGAGACTCAAAATAACTTTCTTAAAATGTTGAACACATTAttccaatttaaatatttaagacaACGTATTTATAACCTTTttgttttatctatttttttaattttacacaaTGTATTATTTATACTCATGAATTCTTAACCATCCACACTTTATACTGCAATAATTAAAAagcatgtaaaaaaaattatagacatatttgatatattaacagttaatttttttttaaaaaaaagcctgcattaatcaaataaattttagttaaaacaGTGtctaaataatttctttttactactatttttaagtaatatcatattattattagtgaTGTAATTTCCTCCCATTTACATTTATAGTTTCATagttattgttataaaaaacaGATGATATTTTTGGAAATAACTATGTTACATGCTATATTCCCagttatatttcattttctgaAATTTCCCATAGGATGATGTTATTCACAAACTTCCTCCTCGTTAAGAAAATCAACCTTTTCTTGCAATAATACTCAGTTCGCCAAATTaccattttctaaaaattttcaataaaaatttatcatgtataataaaattgttaagaatgttaatttttttttaacagacacatattaatattattttattgatttatttaaatttatttttaaaaaaatatttaaaataaattaatgacacattattattttattgatttttttgaatttatttttaaaaaaaatatttaaaactaaataatcaaGGATTATGCACAAGTTTTCAAAgtcttataaaaaaagttgttaaaaaaaaagtatttttcaatttgtaatttaattatgtaaaagaAGTTTAAAGGTTTATATTACCAAACTGTTTATATTCTTAACAGACAATAAACTAAGTATTGGTATTAAAGATAGAAATTAAAAGCGTATTGAACTTTTTCTGCAGAAATTAAAACTGAAGTCCAATTTTGTtggcataaaatatattttagttaaataaaaatgattgtaATATGGAAGTGTGAGAATAATGTATTCGAGGGGGCACGCACGGAGCAAGAGAAACAGGCGTTAGCATTCTCTAGCATGCAAAACATGTGTCTCTGTCTCCTTCCATTACGCACCATTGCTTCGCATACGCACATAAATAACAAGAGGAAGTTGGCATCAGAGGAAGAAAACGTCGCATTGGCATCATTCGCACACAGAATATTAGAACATTGCACACACTCAGAGTTAGTCAATGGCGAATTTGCCACAATCAATCTCAATGAGTGGTGCGTCCTTTGGAGCTTCTTCTGTCTCTGCAACGAAGGATCGAAGAATGGCGTCTGTGGAACATCTCGTCCTCGAACTCAGCAATCCTGATCTCCGAGAAAACGCACTCCATGAACTCTCCAAGGTATGCTCTATCGATTTTCCTCTTTCGATTTCATCTGTCCTTTCACTGGAACTGTTCCAACCACTCCAAACGCCGCACTCCCTTGCGGCGTGTCGAAAATGAAACCTCTCGTTAGGGATTTTGTTTTCTCTGGTTCTAAACATTTTCCGCTATGTTCATATACTAAGCATTTGTAATGTACAGATTATATTGTAGTTATCTGTCTCTATCTCTATCTCATGCATGTATTCATGTGACGTCGTTTCAGGATTTTTACGGTTTAactgataattttatttttttcattttttttttcttcttgtataTATTAGAAGAGAGAGTTATTTCAGGATCTTGCTCCATTACTGTGGAATTCTTTTGGTACTATGGCAGCACTTTTGCAGGTATGCTCTGAGTGAGTTGCATTAGCATTACGTATTCCTTATCACTTGGCTTTCTTTTGCTTCATTCTTTCacgtattttatattttataccattGGAGTTTGTTAGACCTTATTATTACTTGTAATTTTGGAGTTTTGAGAATGAGGTTATAAATGGTGGACGGTCAAAATTCCATCACATAAGCATGTCTCTGTTGCCTGTGACACGGTCCTAGAGGACCTCGCTTCACAAATTGCCTGCGACGGAGAGAACCAAAAACTCCTTCTTATGGTATAACCGTTTTTTGACAGCATTGAATCATCATTATTCACGAGTGCATTCGAATAGTTTTCTGCTTTCTAAAATTTGTTTCATACTGTTCATCTTGGGATTTCTTTATTGTTAAGATTGCTTTATAAAATGATCCTGTCAATATTCTGTGTTAAGGGTCATTACTACATGAAAACTGTAAAGTTAAACAAATATGCTTTTAGAATGTGAATTATATAAATCTTAATTCTCAATTTTGATTGAAGCTAATATATTTTGGTTGATGAATTGCTGTTGAGTAGtgtataattgttttaaaaaacgTTTTTTAAAACAAAGTGAGAAGAGCATCAAAATGTtcttatgttttactttttttctgaATGAAATAACGCTCTCTGTCGCTCACCACTAACTAggatatgttatatttttattcacttATTTTCTTCCAGGAAATAGTTTCAATATACCCTGTTATTTCACCGCCAAACCTTACTCCAGCACAATCAAACCGAGTCTGCAATGCTCTTGCCCTTCTTCAGGTAAGAATTGAGATGATCATGCCCTATCAAATTTTATATCTGAAATTCAACAGATAGACACATTTAATAAGCCCCAAATATTTTTCTTAGCTTTGAAAAGTTATTGGTTTGGAGATGTGTCCAGCCACATATAATATACTCTGTCTGGTCTTTAGCTCCTTTTCTTCAAAGCATTCTCACCAACGCATCTCTTTTACCCCAATGGATTTCTTACAGTGTGTGGCATCTCACCTTGATACAAGGATGCAATTCCTCAAcggtaataatatatattttaattcgtCTGAAGGACTGGGAACTTCTGTCTGCTATTCTGATTATCATTTTAGGATTATTTTAGTGATGGAACAAgtaacatgtttttattttaccatttgtTTAGTACGaagatgatttttattttttttttatgaaagttatcttaaagagttttttaaagtGAGCTGGTTTGAACCCAAAAGAAGAGTTTTTTGGCCAAGTACCAAGGGGAAAGAGTACTCGAGTCTAGAACCAGTAGGAACAGAGCATGGGAGGAGGGTTAGAATCCAAGTTCATGAGCTCAGTCGTTGCCGCACTTGATATTAACTATATCACCCAAATGGATAAGAAAGGTGAATTTCTCACATCTAGGCTTGAGAAGACATGTACGATGAAGGGGTTGCTAGAGTGAGGATTCCTAGAGATGGGACTAAAAACTTTCTTATAGGGATAGGGTTAGTTAAGACTCAGCCTAAACTCCTTACTTATGatttaaaatcatgttaaacATCACTATGAAACATTGACATCCCAACTATCCCAACTATGTTAACATCTTAAAGTTTCACTAACCATGTGCTACCACCTGAAAAATctatataagaaagaaaaaaaaaaaggatacaAAGAGCATGAGGGGACCAAACTAAACGCATGCAAAGAATAAACAGCCTCCAAGTAGCTATCAAAGCCTAAACTCCCAGAGGCTTAAACGATTTCTATAAAAGTAAAATCGAACACTGGAAGGTAAAGAATCAAACcaaagaaaatacaatctaTTAACAAGACCAATGTTAGCAAAACGATCAACTGATCTGTTACCCTCATGAAAGATATGAGAGACTTTAAAATTCATATCTTTGCAGGTGTTAAGAGCTTTCTACTAGCAAGCTTCCAACCTCTATGATAAACCAAAGAGGAGTCACATTCAAGCCAGACAAATCTGTAATTGTTAGCTTTAGAAATCTCTATTGCAACAATGACAGCAATCAACTCAGCCTAAATAGAAGACTCGATGCCCAGATAGACAGTAAATCCTCCAATCCAACAAACTCTCTTCTACTGCCTTTGAAAACACCGCCATTTGCAGCATGACCCGGAATAGCCCCTGGAAGCACCGTCAACATTAACCTTTAACTAGCTAAAAGCATGCAAAAACCAAATCAACTTGTTTAATTCTATTACCTTTGGAATTTCAATCTGAACATTGAAAAGCTTCCAAATGCAAAGGTTAGTTATATCATTATGCATAGATTTTTAGAAGATTTTTTACCTGCCATCTGAACATTCCATTCAACCAAATGAAGCACCGACTGAAAGTAAATAGGTTTTCTAAGTCTTATGATTTCTAACTTTCCAAATGATCCAAATAACAAAGGTGATTGTAGCAAGACTAATTCACAAATGATAGGGCTAGCTCTTTCAGacatattatcattattaacaTAGGAGCAAgagaaattaggaaaaaaaataatttaaccaGGCCCCAAGATTCttagcaaaaatgcactcaaataaaagattaatcAGACTTTCCTCATGAAGATTGCACAAATACAACTGGAACATAGGCTAATACCTCTTATCTAACAATGcttatcaaacaataaaaaattatgcaacaacttccaaataattaaagatttaaCTGATGGAATGATATTGGTCTAGATAATATTCCACCAAGAATGATAAAGAGAACTGGTGCCAATAAAGTCATGAGTTGTCTTCATATTAAGTAAACCAGGCTTGTCCATCGTCCAAACAGGTTCATCAACCTTATCAATAATACCAGCAGAATTGATGTTACCAATATCTCCAATATTGCTTAAAGAAATTGGAATGTATCAAGCAATGCCATTCCAAGCATCACAAACCTTAAAGAAATCCTTGTTAATCTAAATCCTTAAAGTTGTATACTCTTTTTACAGATCATAAAATAATGATTGAAAAACCATGGGAAGGAATTAAACTTTAAGCCCGAGCGTTAAAGAAAGACATTGGAAACAAAAACTTTCACTTAAGTAAGAGTAAGACAAAGTATATGCATCACAATTTTAGTAAGAGAATTGGAATTAAATATGGGAAAACATGTCAGACCATaagcttttaaaattaaatatttggaattcataatacaaaattatggAGAAATTAAGGA contains these protein-coding regions:
- the LOC106764212 gene encoding cytochrome b561 and DOMON domain-containing protein At3g25290, encoding MKTQQQSMPSSPLLPLTILTLTLLSLTLAANAQDCTEAFLKLAQQKNISDCKRLRTLGAEFAWKLHANSSHNSTLVDILFGATLNAPQGWIGWGVNPGRRPEMVGAKAIIAVKRSDGTWLMGTYNITKEIRNGCNLLPSEIGIVLDKSVEQEVDNLHTMHVRLNLSSHAYNVTRLNHIWQVGYDIEGGRPLGHPKTLRNVDSTEVIDLTDSNGRSTGQYRSYLRTIHGVLNIIGWGTLLPIGIIIARYFRVFPFKYDPLWFNLHIGCQLTGFLVGTTGWAIGLSLGHSSRYYTFRDHRTYGILIFTFSTIQMLAFRLKPKLTDDYRKYWNMYHHFLGYGLLAIIFINIFKGIRILEGGDAWKWGYVADLAFLGAIAFGLEVYTWIHFFGLKQKEKQKQLEEAIKPKSTPHYQI